The sequence GTATTCATCGCTTGCCTTGCTGCCCTATTTTATAACTTGTGCTCTAAACTGTTATCTTACCGATTCGCTAAACAATCTATCCAAAATATGCCCATTAAATTAGGTATCGTACCCGTTACGCCCTTTGAGCAAAATTGTTCAATTCTGGTATGTCAAAACACAGGTGATGCAGCTATTGTTGACCCAGGCGGCGACATCGATAAGATCCTGGATGGCGTAAAGCAAATGGGGGGCAATGTAAAAAAAATTCTATTGACTCACGGGCATTTAGATCATTGTGCTGCCGCCCAAGAGCTTTCTGAGCAATTGCATGTCCCCATTGAGGGCCCGCAAATTGAGGAGCGATTTTGGATTGATCAGCTGCCTGAACAAGCAGTGCGATTTGGATTTGGTCATGCTAAAGCTTTTGAGCCAACTCGTTGGCTGAATAATGGAGATCACGTACAAGTCGGCGATGTAGATTTTGAAGTTTTTCACTGCCCAGGACATACTCCAGGACATGTTGTATTTTTTGATAAAGAAGACAAGCTAGCTTTAGTCGGTGATGTACTCTTTGCGGGATCGATCGGCCGCACCGACTTCCCTCGCGGCAATCACGCCGATTTAATTAATGCTATTAAGACAAAGTTATGGCCCTTAGGCGATGACGTGCAATTTGTGCCCGGGCATGGGCCGATGTCTACTTTTGGGCAAGAAAGAAAAACCAATCCCTATGTTGGGGATGGCGTCTAACTACTTTAGTTAGGCTTTTGCAGAGCCCGTGCGATGTGTGCGGTTGTAAAGACAGCTTGCGCAAATCCAGCGTTGCTTACGGTTGCTGGTTGGAATCCAAGTTCCGCCTTCAAGGCGCTTTTCGCGACTGCAAGAAGAGCAAAACTTGAGGCTCTGGGAGGTTTCTTGTGTAGCAGCTGGAGTCGAGGTAGTCATGGGCAATCCGGGTAAGACAAATCTGAACAGAGGGTCTATTTTACCCGTTTTGTCCCGCTGGGGCTGGGCTCAGGAGAACCCGAACCGAATCCGCAGTTTTATTACCGTCAAAGTCGAGCCAAGCTTTGTTTTCAAAATCATAAAGCTTGCATTTGCTGGCAGTATCAAAATACCAGTCCCAGGAGAACTTTTGAATGAAAATCCGCTCTGGAAGCATTGTTTCCAGGGTATTTTGAGCATCTTTGAGGTTGTAAAGGGGTATGCTCATATCGACGTGGTGAGCCGTATGTTCCATGATGTGGTGCATCAGGGCACCCCAAATCCAGCCAAAAGTCAGGTGGACAGTAGTCGATACAAAGGGCTGGGCACGCAACCACTCTGATTTTTTGTCATACCAAGAAACGGATGGATGGGTATGGTGCACGTAAACGACAAAACCAATCATGCCGTTCCAAAATAAGAATGGCAGAGCAAAACCGGTAATCAGCCCGACCCAAATCGACTGACCCGTCGCCAAGGCTCCAGCGATCAAGCATCCAATCCAAATAATGGCAAAAGCCGTAACCAAGAGATTGTCTTTAAGAAAGATAGGACGATCACCCGGTTTATTTTGGGCATTTGGAAAGTACTCGCGTCTCCACCAAATCTCGATCAAATAGTAAAAGACTGGGCCCCAACCACTGCGGTAAAGGCGCTCAAGCGTTTTGCGCCAAGCTGGCAAGGCATCAAATTCTGCTTTAGATAGGGGCGCCCAGACAAAGTCGAAACCTTTTAAATTGGTTTGACCATGATGCACGACGTTGTGCCCTACATCCCACAGACTATAGGGGGTTAGAGAGGGCAAGAAGGCAATACGACCAAGGACCTTATTGAGTTCACGATTAGGTGTAAAGCTTTGATGGCATGCATCATGCCCAAGAATAAAAATACGACCAGTTACAAACCCAGCAATTAAGCCCAAGGCAATCTTGACCGCAATATTTTCAATAAAAATAGTGCCTGCGATACAGCCGAGCCACAAAGAGGCATCAATCAACAAAAGACCAAGCGCACGACCTACTTGACCTTGCGCCATATGAATTAGCCAGCCACGAATAATTTTGCGGTGAGGCAATGGCTCAGTAGGAGCCAAAGGAGCCATGTTTTGGTCGGAAAGAGAGGGATTTAGGTGGTTAGACACGTTAATATTCAATAGAAATCAATTATTTAGAACTAAATGATAGTGGTTTTTGAGCTTTCACGTATGACATAGGTCAAAAATCCCCCTGCTTTGGCGCGCCCGGCAGGAATCGAACCTGCGACCCTTGGCTTCGGAGGCCAATACTCTATCCACTGAGCTACGGGCGCCATGTGAAACCCTGCAATTGGCCACCCTCATATTGTAAGTGCCTAAGGCGGAAAGCACTCGTTATAATCGCAGCTCAACATCCTTTAAACCCATAAAACTACAAAAGTCCTATGAGCAACGAGCACGGCAATCTGATTAAGTCCCCAAAACAACTCATCACCGTCGTGTTTGCAAGCTTTTTTGTGCCATTGATTGTGATTTTATTGTTGATGGTTTATGTCAATAACGGTAAGCGTATTGATAGCGGCAAGTCTGCTGATGAAATTATCAAGCCAGTTGGCCAGCTGAATATTCAGGATGCCAATCCTTCAGCAGAAGCCAAGACTGGTGGCTAATAAATTACGCGGCTAACACTAGTCAAGCAACTAATAAAGCTGACAATTGGTCAGCTTTATTTTTTTGTATCCCCTGCTTTGGAATCAATGGCCGCTTGATAAGCCTCTTTTTTAGAGACTGGAAGGGTTTGGGATAGAACCGCGGCAATTTCTTTGCTACCCAAATAAGGTTTGAGTGCCTTAACCCAGAGACTTAATAAGTCATCCGAGACTAAATCTTTGCTGACACTGCGACCTGCAACCATAACGACAAATTCACCTTTGAGGCTTGATGATTGAGTTAGCCATTCTGGGATATCAGCAGCCCTGATAAAACTAATTTGCTCAAATTTTTTAGTTAATTCTCGGCCGATCATGAGTTCGCGGTCTGGTTCAAGGGCTTTGCCAATGAGTTTCAAGGTATCTTGAATATGGTGGGGCGACTCAAAAAATATACTGGCCTGCACACTCTTTTGTATTTGGATTAACAGGGCGTCACGCTCTTTAGTTTTATTTGGCAAGAAGCCTAAAAATTGGAAGCGGCCTTCTGCTGCAGTCAATACTGAGCCACCTACAGAGACTGCAGCCGCAACTGCGCTGGCTCCAGGAATGGGAATTACCCGAAAGCCTGCGGCGTGGACCGCTTGTACTAAGCGGGCGCCAGGGTCAGATACACCAGGCGTTCCAGCATCCGATATGTAAGCCCATCTTTCATGGTTGGCAAGATGCTGAATGACAGTTTGCGCACCGGCCATTTCATTGTGCTCATGCAGGGCGAGACATTTTTTATGAATGCCAAATTGTTGAAGGAGTGCAACGCTGTGACGAGTATCTTCACAGGCGATTCCTTCAACCGCTTTTAAGATATGCAAGGCGCGCAAAGTAATGTCGCCGAGGTTGCCGATTGGTGTTGCGACAACATATAGGGCTCCAGTGGGCAAATCTTGCT comes from Polynucleobacter paneuropaeus and encodes:
- a CDS encoding MBL fold metallo-hydrolase — translated: MKLGIVPVTPFEQNCSILVCQNTGDAAIVDPGGDIDKILDGVKQMGGNVKKILLTHGHLDHCAAAQELSEQLHVPIEGPQIEERFWIDQLPEQAVRFGFGHAKAFEPTRWLNNGDHVQVGDVDFEVFHCPGHTPGHVVFFDKEDKLALVGDVLFAGSIGRTDFPRGNHADLINAIKTKLWPLGDDVQFVPGHGPMSTFGQERKTNPYVGDGV
- a CDS encoding fatty acid desaturase — protein: MAPLAPTEPLPHRKIIRGWLIHMAQGQVGRALGLLLIDASLWLGCIAGTIFIENIAVKIALGLIAGFVTGRIFILGHDACHQSFTPNRELNKVLGRIAFLPSLTPYSLWDVGHNVVHHGQTNLKGFDFVWAPLSKAEFDALPAWRKTLERLYRSGWGPVFYYLIEIWWRREYFPNAQNKPGDRPIFLKDNLLVTAFAIIWIGCLIAGALATGQSIWVGLITGFALPFLFWNGMIGFVVYVHHTHPSVSWYDKKSEWLRAQPFVSTTVHLTFGWIWGALMHHIMEHTAHHVDMSIPLYNLKDAQNTLETMLPERIFIQKFSWDWYFDTASKCKLYDFENKAWLDFDGNKTADSVRVLLSPAPAGQNG
- the rsmI gene encoding 16S rRNA (cytidine(1402)-2'-O)-methyltransferase; the protein is MELDSFDFLKQQDLPTGALYVVATPIGNLGDITLRALHILKAVEGIACEDTRHSVALLQQFGIHKKCLALHEHNEMAGAQTVIQHLANHERWAYISDAGTPGVSDPGARLVQAVHAAGFRVIPIPGASAVAAAVSVGGSVLTAAEGRFQFLGFLPNKTKERDALLIQIQKSVQASIFFESPHHIQDTLKLIGKALEPDRELMIGRELTKKFEQISFIRAADIPEWLTQSSSLKGEFVVMVAGRSVSKDLVSDDLLSLWVKALKPYLGSKEIAAVLSQTLPVSKKEAYQAAIDSKAGDTKK